The genomic region TGGACGCCGCCAACCAGCGGGTGAAGGACTTCGCCACCCAGGCCGCGGTCTGCGCCAAGAAGACCCAGCCGGCCGGCGCCACCGAACCGCTGCCGGCGACCGCCGCGGCCTTCCGCACGGCGCCCAAGGTCGGCGCCTCCCCCGCGGTACCGAGCCCCTCGGCCAGCCCGTCGCCCAGCCAGCCGCCGGCGGCGAGTCCGTCCCCCTCGGCGAGCCCGAGCAGCCCGAGCAGCCCCGCTCCGCCCCCGCTCAGCGAGGACGAGCAGAAGCTGGCCGCCAACTGCCCGCCGCCCTCCTGACCGAGCGATGACGTGAGTGGCGCCCAGCTCAGCAGCCGGCTCGGCCGTACGGTCGGGCCGGTCTGGGCGGGCGCCACGAGCCGCCGGGGCGCGGAGCTGGGGCTGCTGGCCTTCGCGGTGCTGCTGCCGCTGCTGGCCTACGCCAACGTGGGCCTGGCGATCGACCACGCGCTGCCGGCCGGGCTGCCGCTGTACGCCCTGGGCACGGCTGCCCTGGCGCTGACCGCGCATCTGACGGTGCGTCGGTTCGCGCCGTACGCGGACCCACTGCTGCTGCCACTGGCCACCCTGCTCAACGGCTTGGGCCTGGTGATGGTCTGGCGACTCGACAGGGCGGGCCCGGCGCTGCGCGGCAACAGCCCGGCGGCCGGCCACCAACTGGTCTGGTCGGCGCTCGGGGTCGGCCTCTTCCTGGCCGTGGTGGTGCTGCTCAAGGACCACCGGCGGCTGCAGCGCTACACCTACACCTCGATGGCGCTGGCCCTGGTGCTGCTCGCCGCCCCGGCCTTCTTCCCGGCCCGGGCCAGTGACTTCGGCGCCCGGATCTGGCTGCACCTGGGCGGCTTCTCGATCCAGCCCGGCGAGTTCGCCAAGATCATCCTGGCGGTCTTCTTCGCCGGCTTCCTGATGGTCAAGCGCGACGCCCTCGCACTGGCCAGCCACCGGGTGCTGGGCCTGTACCTGCCGCGTGGACGCGACCTCGGACCGATCCTGGTGGTCTGGGGCCTGAGCATGCTGATCCTGGTCTTCGAGACCGACCTGGGCAGCTCGCTGCTCTTCTTCGGCCTGTTCGTGGTGATGCTCTACGTCGCCACCGAGCGGACCAGCTGGATCGTGGTCGGCCTGCTGCTCGCGGTCGGCGGCGCCACCGTGGTGGGCGCCGCCGAGCCGCACGTCCGGGTCCGGATCCAGGCCTGGCTGGACCCGCTGGCCGCGTTCGCCGCGCGGTCCGCCACGACGCCCGGCCCGCCGGTCGGCAGCGAACAGATCGGCCAGGCACTGTTCGCCTTCGGCTCCGGCGGGATCACCGGCGCCGGTCTGGGCCAGGGCCGCTCCTGGCTGATCGGCTTCGCGGCCAAGAGCGACTTCATCCTCGGCTCCTTCGGCGAGGAGCTCGGCCTGACCGGCCTGATGGCGCTCTTCCTGCTCTACGGCCTGCTGGTGCAGCGCGGCCTGCGCACCGCGCTGGCCGCCCGCGACGCCTTCGGCAAGCTGCTCGCCACCGGACTGGCCTCGGCGCTGGCCCTGCAGGTCTTCGTGGTGGCCGGCGGGGTCACCGGACTCATCCCGCTGACCGGGATGACGATGCCCTTCCTGGCCCAGGGCGGCTCCTCGGTGGTCGCCAACTGGGCCCTGGTCGCCATCCTGCTCAAGATCAGCGACAGCGCCCGCCGGCCGGGCCCGGAACCGACCCGGGCGGTCGGGACGTAAGGGCTAGTGCGGTTGAATGGCTCTCGGCCGCGAGTGAACCGGGAACGAAAGGGGAGGGGATCCGTCTTCATGAACAAGCCCATCCGACGGGTCTCCGTCTTCTGCATGGTCCTGATCTTCGCGCTGCTGCTGCGCACCAACTGGGTGCAGGGCGTGGTGGCCGACAGCTACGCCGAGAACCCGAACAACCGCCGTACCGTCTACGACCAGTACTCGTACCCGCGCGGCAACATCATCGCCGGCGGACAGCCGATCACCCGGTCCGACTTCACCAACGGCTACCTGTACAAGTACAAGCGCGGCTACACCGACGGCGCCATGTACGCCCCGGTCACCGGCTTCACCTCGCAGTCCGCGTTCGGCTCCAACGGCCTGGAGAACCTCGAGAACGGCGTGCTGGCCGGCACCGACGACCGGCTCTTCTTCCGCAACAGCCTGGACGCGCTGACCGGCAAGCAGCGCAAGGGCGGCGACGTGGTCACCACGATCAACCCCAAGGTGCAGAAGGCCGCCTTCGACGCGCTGAGCGGCAAGAAGGGCGCCGCCGTCGCCCTGGACCCGCGCACCGGCGCGATCCTCGCCCTGGTCAGCACCCCCTCGTACGACCCGAACACCATCGCCGGCACCTCCGGCGCCGACGGTGACGCCTGGAAGGCCCTCAACGCCGACCAGAACCAGCCGATGCTGGACCGGGCGCTGCGCCAGACCTATCCGCCCGGCTCCACCTTCAAGCTGGTCACCGCCGCCACCGCCTTCGAGACCGGCAAGTACCAGAACCCGGACGACCAGACCGACACCCCGGACCAGTACATCCTGCCCGGCACCAGCACCCAGCTGCACAACGACAGC from Kitasatospora azatica KCTC 9699 harbors:
- a CDS encoding peptidoglycan D,D-transpeptidase FtsI family protein gives rise to the protein MNKPIRRVSVFCMVLIFALLLRTNWVQGVVADSYAENPNNRRTVYDQYSYPRGNIIAGGQPITRSDFTNGYLYKYKRGYTDGAMYAPVTGFTSQSAFGSNGLENLENGVLAGTDDRLFFRNSLDALTGKQRKGGDVVTTINPKVQKAAFDALSGKKGAAVALDPRTGAILALVSTPSYDPNTIAGTSGADGDAWKALNADQNQPMLDRALRQTYPPGSTFKLVTAATAFETGKYQNPDDQTDTPDQYILPGTSTQLHNDSDDEDCGQATLKHALTISCNTVYGKLGADLGKEKLQAQAEKFGFNSTVDIPIRSAKSVYPTDSTPDGTAMDAIGQHNTAATPLQMAMVAAAIADNGKLMQPYLVDEERSAGGTTLSKHAEKQLGQAVSPATAQKLQQMMVDVVQNGTGRNARIDGVEVGGKTGTAQHGTDNKGLPFAWFVSYAKVGADTPVAVAVVVEDGSAQRGEISGGGLAAPVAKLIMQAAIGR
- a CDS encoding FtsW/RodA/SpoVE family cell cycle protein produces the protein MSGAQLSSRLGRTVGPVWAGATSRRGAELGLLAFAVLLPLLAYANVGLAIDHALPAGLPLYALGTAALALTAHLTVRRFAPYADPLLLPLATLLNGLGLVMVWRLDRAGPALRGNSPAAGHQLVWSALGVGLFLAVVVLLKDHRRLQRYTYTSMALALVLLAAPAFFPARASDFGARIWLHLGGFSIQPGEFAKIILAVFFAGFLMVKRDALALASHRVLGLYLPRGRDLGPILVVWGLSMLILVFETDLGSSLLFFGLFVVMLYVATERTSWIVVGLLLAVGGATVVGAAEPHVRVRIQAWLDPLAAFAARSATTPGPPVGSEQIGQALFAFGSGGITGAGLGQGRSWLIGFAAKSDFILGSFGEELGLTGLMALFLLYGLLVQRGLRTALAARDAFGKLLATGLASALALQVFVVAGGVTGLIPLTGMTMPFLAQGGSSVVANWALVAILLKISDSARRPGPEPTRAVGT